From Pseudomonas poae, the proteins below share one genomic window:
- a CDS encoding FadR/GntR family transcriptional regulator, which translates to MISTSTVVNSVVEKLRAALARGQWRRGEMLPGQRELAEQMGISRPSLREAVIVLETLGLVRSMPGKGVVVLETSVSDTPSSDAVADASLEDILQLRYTLEPFIVGLVAQSISSKEVGQLRLTLMDMREALDAGDAEAGMNAYIGFHEELFALTSNPIFQNVVQQTSNALKQSAQVLRNSPEHLAERLQENEAVVRAIRNKNSAVASAEMRRHILQEGLRMGIRLNIPDDHLGS; encoded by the coding sequence GTGATCAGCACCTCAACCGTCGTCAATTCAGTCGTAGAAAAACTTCGCGCCGCCCTGGCGCGGGGCCAGTGGCGGCGCGGCGAAATGCTCCCCGGCCAACGCGAACTGGCCGAACAGATGGGCATCAGCCGCCCCAGCCTGCGCGAAGCCGTGATCGTGTTGGAAACCCTCGGCCTGGTGCGCTCCATGCCGGGCAAAGGCGTGGTGGTACTGGAAACCAGCGTCAGCGACACCCCATCCAGCGACGCGGTGGCCGATGCCAGCCTCGAAGATATCCTGCAACTGCGCTACACCCTCGAACCGTTTATTGTCGGCCTGGTGGCCCAGTCCATCAGCAGCAAGGAAGTCGGCCAACTGCGCCTGACCCTGATGGACATGCGCGAAGCCCTCGACGCCGGGGATGCCGAAGCGGGCATGAATGCCTACATCGGCTTCCACGAAGAATTGTTCGCCCTCACCTCCAACCCGATTTTCCAGAACGTGGTGCAGCAAACCAGCAACGCGCTCAAGCAAAGCGCCCAGGTGCTGCGTAATTCGCCCGAGCACCTGGCGGAACGCCTGCAGGAAAACGAAGCCGTGGTGCGCGCCATCCGCAATAAAAACAGTGCGGTGGCCAGCGCCGAAATGCGTCGGCACATCCTTCAGGAAGGTCTGCGCATGGGCATTCGCTTGAACATCCCGGACGACCACCTGGGTAGCTGA
- a CDS encoding C4-dicarboxylate transporter DctA yields the protein MEIPPMLRWCSRSIFLQVVIGLMLGIACGLALPEFSSQLKPLGDGFIKLIKMLIGLIVFCVVVSGISGAGDLKKVGRIGLKSVIYFEVLTTIALVIGLIMAFSTGIGQGANIHLEQLSSAGLNELADKGQHIKGTSQFLMDLIPNSVIGAFADNNVLQVLLFSVLFGSALNLVGEAASGISRLINELSHIIFRIMGMIVRLAPIGVFGAIAFTTSTYGLDSLQHLGSLVGLFYLTCFAFVALILGLVMRLSGLRMLPLLKYLREELLIVMGTASSDAVLPQIMRKLEHLGIGSSTVGLVIPTGYSFNLDGFSIYLTLAIVFIANATGTPLSMTDLLTILLVSLITSKGAHGIPGSALVILAATLTAIPAIPVVGLVLVLAVDWFMGIGRALTNLIGNCVATVAIARWEKDIDIQRANKVLDGQQGYAFQTKKPVLPAHQEF from the coding sequence ATAGAGATCCCTCCCATGCTCAGATGGTGCTCGCGTTCGATTTTCCTGCAAGTCGTGATTGGCCTGATGCTCGGCATCGCCTGCGGCCTGGCCCTTCCCGAATTCTCCTCGCAACTCAAACCCCTGGGTGACGGCTTTATCAAGCTGATCAAGATGCTGATCGGCCTGATCGTGTTCTGCGTGGTGGTCAGCGGTATTTCCGGCGCCGGCGACTTGAAAAAGGTCGGGCGCATCGGCCTCAAGTCGGTGATCTACTTTGAAGTGCTCACCACCATCGCCCTGGTGATCGGCCTGATCATGGCCTTCAGCACCGGCATCGGCCAAGGCGCCAATATCCACCTGGAGCAGCTCTCCTCCGCCGGCCTGAACGAACTGGCCGACAAGGGCCAGCACATCAAGGGCACCAGCCAGTTCCTGATGGACCTGATACCCAACTCGGTGATCGGCGCCTTCGCCGACAACAACGTGCTGCAAGTGCTGCTGTTCTCGGTGCTGTTCGGCAGCGCGCTGAACCTGGTGGGCGAAGCCGCTTCGGGCATCTCGCGCTTGATCAACGAACTGAGCCACATCATTTTCCGCATCATGGGCATGATCGTGCGCCTGGCGCCGATCGGCGTGTTCGGCGCCATCGCCTTCACCACCAGCACCTATGGCCTGGATTCCCTGCAACACCTGGGCAGCCTGGTCGGCCTGTTCTACCTGACCTGCTTCGCCTTTGTCGCACTGATCCTCGGGCTGGTGATGCGCCTGTCGGGCTTGCGCATGTTGCCGCTGCTCAAGTACCTGCGTGAAGAGTTGCTGATCGTGATGGGCACCGCCTCCTCCGACGCCGTGCTGCCGCAAATCATGCGCAAGCTCGAGCACTTGGGGATCGGCAGCTCCACCGTGGGCCTGGTGATTCCAACCGGGTATTCGTTCAACCTCGACGGGTTCTCGATCTACCTGACCCTGGCCATCGTGTTTATCGCCAACGCCACTGGCACACCGCTGTCAATGACAGATTTGCTGACCATCCTGCTGGTGTCGCTGATCACCTCCAAGGGCGCCCATGGGATTCCCGGTTCCGCGTTGGTGATTCTGGCGGCCACCCTTACTGCGATCCCGGCGATTCCGGTGGTCGGCCTGGTGCTGGTGCTGGCGGTGGACTGGTTCATGGGCATCGGGCGTGCATTGACCAACCTGATCGGCAACTGCGTCGCCACCGTGGCCATTGCCCGCTGGGAAAAAGACATCGATATCCAGCGTGCAAACAAGGTGCTTGATGGCCAGCAAGGTTATGCCTTCCAGACCAAGAAACCGGTGTTACCGGCGCATCAGGAGTTCTAA
- a CDS encoding DNA-3-methyladenine glycosylase I: MDKPGLTTDETGQTYCTWRTAAPQYLHYHDHEWGVPVADDIQLFEKICLEGFQAGMAWITILRKREQFRLAFEGFDFRRVAQYAEADIERLMQDPGIVRNRAKIVSTINNARRACELVDETGSLARWMWAFEPGAEERPGVVDMAYWSGNPTSAASVRLSKALKKRGWTYVGPTTMYALMQAMGMVNDHLEGCACRPRIEHLRRQFKRP; encoded by the coding sequence ATGGATAAACCAGGACTGACCACCGATGAAACCGGGCAAACCTACTGCACCTGGCGCACGGCCGCGCCGCAGTACCTGCATTATCACGACCACGAGTGGGGCGTGCCGGTGGCGGATGACATCCAGCTGTTCGAGAAGATCTGCCTGGAAGGCTTTCAGGCGGGCATGGCGTGGATCACCATCCTGCGTAAACGCGAGCAGTTTCGGCTGGCGTTCGAGGGCTTTGATTTTCGCCGGGTGGCGCAGTACGCCGAGGCGGATATCGAACGCTTGATGCAGGACCCGGGCATCGTGCGCAATCGGGCGAAGATCGTCTCAACCATCAATAACGCACGCCGGGCGTGTGAGCTGGTGGACGAAACCGGGTCGCTGGCGCGCTGGATGTGGGCGTTTGAACCTGGCGCGGAGGAGCGCCCGGGCGTAGTGGATATGGCTTACTGGAGCGGCAACCCGACGTCGGCGGCTTCGGTGCGCTTGTCCAAAGCCTTGAAAAAACGCGGCTGGACCTATGTGGGCCCGACCACGATGTACGCGCTGATGCAGGCGATGGGGATGGTCAATGACCACCTTGAAGGCTGCGCCTGCCGGCCACGGATCGAGCACCTGCGCCGCCAGTTCAAACGCCCCTGA
- a CDS encoding cupin domain-containing protein has translation MKRLLATSLMLVSLGAFAHEPVYNQESIKVLQEHALANVPGKKTIMLTVSYAPGQATVPHSHTGTAVAYVLEGAITSRVNDEKAVTYKVGESFYEPAGSRHFESSNASQTKPAKLLVVMVLDDKADVLTPLPQ, from the coding sequence ATGAAACGCCTGCTCGCCACCAGCCTGATGCTCGTCTCCCTCGGCGCCTTTGCCCATGAACCGGTGTACAACCAGGAATCGATCAAGGTCCTGCAAGAACACGCCCTGGCCAATGTGCCCGGCAAAAAAACCATCATGCTCACCGTGAGCTACGCCCCTGGCCAGGCCACCGTGCCGCATAGCCACACCGGCACCGCCGTGGCCTACGTGCTAGAAGGGGCGATCACCTCGCGGGTGAATGATGAGAAGGCGGTGACTTACAAGGTCGGTGAGTCGTTCTATGAGCCGGCCGGTTCGCGGCACTTTGAATCGAGCAATGCCAGCCAGACCAAACCCGCCAAGCTGCTGGTGGTGATGGTGCTGGATGACAAAGCTGACGTGCTGACGCCCCTGCCACAATAA
- a CDS encoding PLP-dependent aminotransferase family protein — translation MELHIVIHGRKDLAEQLYQQLREAIGSGRLAAGAQLPPSRLLAEQLGVSRKTVSDTYATLTYEGLLIGKTGRGTFVNAHAPQTEHLQTATDLACAANLAKWAALPSPMRHPTRDSTLRYEFIGGATSRHQFPQDEWRRCTQDALRRIAQNSGFYSQPEGLPALRSAIAGHIAFSRGVKCRDSDVVVTNGAQQALDLIARVVLEPGSIVAMEDPGYSPARQLFQAMGASVASVPVDAQGIQVELIPAGTRLIYVTPSHQFPLGMPMSLPRREALLARAFELGAIIIEDDYDSEFRYEGRPTDSLQSMDSRGVVTYVGTFSKTLLPELRLGYAVLPPAIYGAVLKAKQLTDQHSSTLAQWALAKFISEGYLLKHIRRCHTVYAGRRERILQRLAGDLSPWFEAVPTVAGFHMAALCKVPVNIPLLIQLARQVEVGLYPLAVFFHDAPVRDGLIIGFGAIETLDIDPALDKVRDILQQIG, via the coding sequence ATGGAACTGCACATCGTGATCCACGGCCGCAAGGATCTGGCCGAACAGCTGTACCAGCAGTTACGTGAAGCCATCGGCTCCGGGCGCCTGGCTGCCGGCGCGCAACTGCCGCCCAGCCGTTTGCTGGCCGAACAATTGGGCGTGTCGCGCAAGACCGTGTCCGACACCTACGCCACCCTGACCTACGAAGGCTTGCTGATCGGCAAGACCGGCCGTGGCACCTTCGTCAACGCGCACGCCCCGCAGACCGAACACCTTCAAACCGCCACCGACCTGGCCTGCGCCGCCAACCTGGCGAAGTGGGCGGCACTGCCCTCCCCCATGCGCCACCCCACCCGCGACAGCACCTTGCGCTACGAATTTATCGGCGGTGCTACCAGCCGCCACCAGTTCCCCCAGGATGAATGGCGGCGCTGCACCCAGGACGCGCTGCGCCGCATTGCCCAGAACAGCGGTTTCTACAGCCAGCCCGAAGGCTTGCCCGCACTGCGCAGTGCCATCGCCGGGCATATCGCGTTTTCGCGCGGCGTCAAATGCCGCGACAGCGACGTGGTGGTCACCAATGGCGCGCAGCAGGCCCTGGACCTGATCGCCCGTGTGGTGCTCGAACCGGGCAGCATCGTCGCCATGGAGGACCCGGGCTATAGCCCCGCACGCCAGTTGTTCCAGGCCATGGGCGCCAGCGTTGCCAGTGTGCCGGTGGACGCGCAGGGCATCCAGGTCGAGCTGATCCCGGCGGGCACGCGGCTGATCTATGTCACGCCGTCCCACCAGTTCCCGCTCGGCATGCCCATGAGCCTGCCACGCCGTGAAGCCTTGCTGGCGCGTGCGTTCGAGCTGGGCGCGATCATTATCGAGGACGACTACGACAGCGAGTTCCGCTACGAAGGCCGGCCCACCGACTCGCTGCAAAGCATGGACAGCCGGGGGGTGGTGACCTACGTCGGAACCTTCTCGAAAACCCTGCTGCCGGAGCTGCGCCTGGGCTACGCGGTACTGCCGCCGGCGATTTACGGCGCAGTGCTCAAGGCCAAGCAACTGACCGACCAGCACAGCTCCACCCTGGCGCAATGGGCGCTGGCCAAGTTCATCAGCGAAGGCTACCTGCTCAAGCATATTCGCCGCTGCCACACGGTGTACGCCGGGCGCCGCGAGCGCATCCTGCAGCGCCTGGCGGGGGATTTGTCGCCCTGGTTCGAAGCGGTGCCGACCGTGGCCGGCTTTCACATGGCCGCGCTGTGTAAGGTACCGGTGAATATTCCGCTGCTGATCCAGCTGGCGCGCCAGGTGGAGGTGGGCTTGTACCCCCTCGCGGTGTTCTTCCACGACGCACCGGTGCGCGATGGCTTGATCATCGGCTTTGGCGCTATCGAGACCCTGGACATCGACCCGGCGCTGGATAAAGTGCGCGATATTCTGCAGCAGATTGGCTGA
- a CDS encoding carboxymuconolactone decarboxylase family protein, with protein MEPRLDYYTASPQALKGMLMLEATTFGLSIEQPLLELIKIRVSQLNHCGFCTDMHSMAARQRGETERRLFALCVWRDSPFFTAREKAALAWSESVATLPTSSVSDDLFAAVRLEFSEQELVDLTMAVSSISGWNRLAVSFRQQPPNA; from the coding sequence ATGGAACCCCGCCTGGATTACTACACCGCCTCGCCGCAAGCGCTCAAGGGCATGCTGATGCTGGAGGCGACGACCTTTGGCCTGTCCATCGAGCAACCGTTGCTGGAGTTGATCAAGATCCGCGTCTCGCAACTTAACCACTGCGGGTTTTGCACCGATATGCATTCGATGGCGGCCCGCCAGCGTGGCGAGACCGAACGGCGACTGTTTGCCCTGTGCGTATGGCGTGATTCGCCGTTTTTTACAGCGCGGGAGAAGGCGGCATTGGCCTGGAGCGAGTCGGTGGCGACGCTGCCGACCTCCAGCGTTTCGGATGATTTGTTCGCGGCGGTGCGCTTGGAATTCAGCGAGCAGGAACTGGTGGACCTGACCATGGCGGTGTCCAGCATCAGTGGCTGGAACCGCCTGGCGGTGAGCTTTCGGCAACAGCCGCCGAATGCCTGA
- a CDS encoding SDR family oxidoreductase → MSKTNLFDLDGKIAFVSGASRGIGEAIAKLLAQQGAHVIVSSRKLEGCQHVADAIIADGGKATAIACHIGEMEQITQVFAGIREQFGRLDILVNNAATNPQFCNVLDTDLGAFQKTVDVNIRGYFFMSVEAGKLMRENGGGSIINVASINGISPGVFQGIYSVTKAAVINMTKVFAKECAEFGIRCNALLPGLTDTKFASALVKNDAILKMALAQIPLKRVADPSEMAGAVLYLASDASSYTTGVSLNVDGGFLS, encoded by the coding sequence ATGTCCAAGACCAACCTGTTTGACCTCGACGGCAAGATCGCATTCGTTTCCGGCGCCAGCCGCGGTATCGGCGAGGCTATTGCCAAGTTGCTGGCCCAGCAAGGCGCCCATGTGATCGTCTCCAGCCGTAAGCTTGAAGGCTGTCAGCACGTGGCCGACGCGATCATCGCCGACGGCGGCAAGGCCACGGCCATTGCCTGCCATATTGGTGAAATGGAGCAGATTACCCAGGTGTTCGCCGGTATTCGCGAGCAGTTCGGCCGCCTGGATATCCTGGTGAATAACGCTGCGACCAACCCACAATTCTGCAACGTGCTGGACACCGACCTCGGGGCTTTCCAGAAGACCGTTGACGTGAACATTCGCGGTTACTTCTTCATGTCGGTGGAAGCCGGCAAGCTGATGCGCGAAAACGGCGGCGGCAGCATCATCAACGTGGCCTCGATCAACGGCATTTCGCCCGGTGTATTCCAGGGTATCTACTCGGTAACCAAAGCCGCCGTGATCAACATGACCAAGGTGTTCGCCAAGGAATGCGCCGAGTTCGGCATTCGCTGCAACGCCCTGTTGCCGGGCCTGACCGACACCAAATTTGCCTCGGCCCTGGTCAAAAACGACGCGATCCTGAAAATGGCCCTGGCACAGATCCCGCTCAAGCGCGTGGCCGACCCCAGCGAGATGGCCGGCGCGGTGCTGTACCTGGCCAGCGATGCATCGAGCTACACCACCGGTGTGTCGCTGAATGTGGATGGCGGCTTCCTGTCCTGA
- a CDS encoding phosphotransferase family protein, whose translation MALNDQSTQIRPGEELDAGLIDPYLKAHIPGLSGTPTISQFPGGASNLTYLLEYPGQEFVLRRPPFGHKAKSAHDMGREYRILNQLKDGFPYCPKAYVHCTDESVIGAEFYVMERVNGIILRSDLPAELGLDASKTEALCKSFIDKFVELHQVDYSACGLADLGKPEGYVQRQIRGWSDRYEKALTPDAPSWEKVRNWLNDKMPADHPTSSIVHNDYRFDNVILDPHNPMQIIGVLDWELTTLGDPLMDLGNSLAYWIEAGDPAPVQLMRRQPSNAPGMLTRREFVDYYAERAGIRIDNFDFYYTYGLFRLAGIVQQIYYRFFHGQTQDKRFAQFIQMNKLLEQMSLNVIGKSAL comes from the coding sequence ATGGCGCTGAACGACCAATCGACCCAGATTCGCCCAGGCGAAGAACTTGATGCCGGCCTGATCGATCCCTACCTCAAGGCCCACATCCCGGGCCTGAGCGGCACGCCCACGATCAGCCAGTTCCCCGGCGGCGCGTCGAACCTGACCTACCTGTTGGAATACCCCGGCCAGGAGTTCGTGCTGCGCCGCCCGCCTTTTGGCCACAAGGCCAAGTCCGCCCACGACATGGGCCGCGAATACCGCATTCTCAACCAGCTTAAAGATGGCTTCCCGTATTGCCCCAAAGCCTACGTGCATTGCACCGACGAGTCGGTGATCGGCGCCGAGTTCTATGTGATGGAGCGCGTCAACGGCATCATCCTGCGCTCCGACCTGCCCGCCGAACTGGGCCTGGACGCGAGCAAGACCGAGGCGCTGTGCAAAAGCTTTATCGACAAGTTCGTCGAGCTGCACCAGGTGGACTACAGCGCCTGCGGCCTGGCCGACCTGGGCAAGCCCGAAGGCTACGTGCAACGGCAGATTCGAGGTTGGAGCGACCGCTATGAAAAGGCCCTGACCCCCGATGCCCCGAGTTGGGAAAAGGTACGCAACTGGCTCAACGACAAGATGCCGGCCGACCACCCGACCTCAAGCATCGTGCACAACGATTACCGTTTCGATAACGTGATCCTCGACCCGCACAACCCGATGCAAATTATCGGCGTGCTCGACTGGGAACTGACCACCCTCGGCGACCCGCTGATGGATTTGGGCAACAGCCTCGCCTACTGGATCGAAGCCGGCGACCCGGCACCGGTGCAACTGATGCGCCGCCAGCCGAGCAATGCCCCGGGCATGCTCACCCGTCGCGAGTTCGTCGATTACTACGCCGAGCGCGCCGGCATCCGCATCGACAATTTCGACTTCTACTACACCTACGGCCTGTTCCGCCTGGCCGGCATCGTGCAGCAGATCTACTACCGCTTCTTCCATGGCCAGACCCAGGACAAACGCTTTGCGCAGTTCATCCAGATGAACAAGCTGCTGGAGCAGATGAGCCTGAATGTCATCGGCAAATCCGCACTCTGA